The following coding sequences lie in one Pseudomonadota bacterium genomic window:
- a CDS encoding response regulator translates to MPRVMIVESDSDYAGELARELTARAARLYRGPAIEVTLARDGQLALDAATRQPPDLLLVCVELPTISGYSVCNKAKKHPLLKDTPLIIMSAEATPEIFEQHSKLRTPADAYLIKPFPIGTLVERVAALLKLGDDGTQLESAIDTSIEEGFSSSQPTPSERRDDALELELELEIDDGDLLADELAQAASNPSRSAPAGTLADQEIALATDAAFAALELPDDPSPLRPPPSAAPTPAWTVPAPIPRLQTPAVSRRAPVSTPLALDPPTDPDDAVELEAPRATPERDAEADAYGEREALEPIGIDEPLPALAPTPLAIDESLEDQPFALQTVAETVVSSGLAPLAAVAVEPREAQAAQATERRVAELQRDNDRLTQALHEATAAKPSAGGALVRDREILGLREVINKKERELLDLRDELDARERQILDHKDKVRELDRRARDMDEKLLTIEKEMVSARERAEALQEDKQRLVDRESGVKQRLEEAKREIEKAYAENTQVKERHERELARIKEQHREELSLAEQRLTDEGAKLREQQAAELRELTEELRQEQQVEANAHLKETERREQEHRDEVAGLESRHQLEQAAQREQQQEQLERAKQAHEQALAAQRATARAELEQAETASQAALEGQRAQHEEELARTLQTHQGQVQQARASHDEALQRVKQQHQDLIEQIGTEHAEEKESLRGAHQGEMDQLRLDHGSSLATLKTQHEASVTSLRQDHADELSRLIEQQQAKAAAFERTSAEQQEQLAALGALLESHELRLADALAALQIDAELGEKARRALAVAVALVDQQRAATGAAVGDDRSAADQQVRD, encoded by the coding sequence ATGCCTCGAGTGATGATCGTCGAAAGCGACAGCGACTACGCTGGCGAGCTGGCACGCGAGCTGACCGCGCGCGCGGCCCGGCTCTACCGTGGTCCGGCCATCGAAGTAACGCTGGCACGCGACGGCCAACTTGCGCTGGACGCGGCCACACGGCAGCCGCCCGACCTGCTGCTCGTCTGCGTCGAGCTGCCGACGATCAGCGGCTACTCGGTTTGCAATAAGGCCAAGAAGCACCCGCTGCTCAAGGATACCCCGCTGATCATCATGTCGGCGGAGGCCACGCCCGAGATCTTCGAGCAGCACAGTAAGCTGCGCACCCCCGCCGACGCCTACCTGATCAAGCCCTTTCCGATCGGGACGCTGGTCGAGCGCGTCGCGGCGTTGCTCAAGCTCGGCGACGACGGCACCCAGCTCGAGTCCGCCATCGACACGAGCATCGAGGAGGGGTTCAGCAGCAGTCAGCCGACGCCTTCGGAGCGCAGAGACGATGCCCTCGAGCTCGAGCTGGAGCTCGAGATCGACGACGGTGACCTGCTCGCCGACGAGCTCGCGCAGGCGGCGAGCAATCCCTCGCGCAGCGCTCCTGCCGGAACGCTCGCTGATCAGGAGATCGCCCTCGCCACCGACGCGGCCTTCGCCGCCCTCGAGCTGCCAGACGACCCAAGCCCCCTTCGGCCGCCGCCGAGCGCAGCCCCAACGCCGGCGTGGACCGTCCCGGCGCCGATCCCAAGGCTGCAAACGCCAGCGGTCTCGCGGCGCGCACCCGTGTCGACGCCCCTCGCGCTCGATCCGCCGACCGACCCCGACGATGCCGTCGAGCTCGAGGCACCACGCGCCACGCCCGAGCGTGATGCCGAGGCGGACGCATATGGCGAGCGCGAGGCGCTGGAGCCGATCGGGATCGACGAACCGCTGCCAGCGCTAGCCCCGACGCCCCTGGCGATCGACGAGTCGCTCGAGGACCAGCCCTTCGCGCTACAGACAGTCGCCGAGACCGTGGTCAGCTCCGGCCTGGCGCCCTTGGCAGCCGTTGCGGTCGAGCCCCGCGAGGCGCAGGCGGCGCAGGCGACCGAGCGGCGCGTAGCTGAGCTGCAGCGCGACAACGACCGCCTGACGCAGGCCCTGCACGAAGCGACCGCGGCGAAGCCAAGCGCCGGCGGCGCGTTGGTGCGCGATCGCGAGATCCTCGGGCTGCGCGAGGTGATCAACAAGAAGGAACGCGAGCTGCTCGATCTGCGGGATGAGCTCGATGCCAGAGAGCGGCAGATTCTCGATCACAAGGACAAGGTGCGCGAGCTCGACCGCCGGGCGCGCGACATGGACGAGAAGCTGCTGACCATCGAGAAGGAGATGGTCTCGGCGCGTGAGCGGGCCGAGGCCTTGCAGGAGGACAAGCAGCGCCTGGTTGACCGCGAGAGCGGCGTCAAGCAGCGGCTGGAGGAGGCCAAGCGCGAGATCGAGAAGGCCTACGCTGAGAACACGCAGGTCAAGGAGCGCCACGAGCGGGAGCTGGCGCGGATCAAGGAGCAGCATCGCGAGGAGCTGAGCCTAGCGGAGCAGCGACTGACGGACGAAGGGGCGAAGCTGAGGGAGCAGCAGGCGGCCGAGTTGCGCGAGCTGACCGAGGAGCTGCGGCAGGAGCAGCAGGTCGAGGCGAACGCGCACCTCAAGGAGACCGAGCGTCGTGAGCAAGAGCATCGCGACGAGGTCGCCGGTCTCGAGAGCCGCCACCAGCTCGAGCAGGCGGCGCAGCGCGAGCAGCAGCAAGAGCAGCTCGAGCGAGCGAAACAAGCGCACGAGCAGGCGCTGGCGGCGCAGCGCGCCACCGCGCGGGCCGAGCTGGAACAGGCCGAAACGGCGAGTCAGGCCGCGCTCGAGGGCCAGCGCGCCCAACACGAGGAGGAGCTCGCGCGTACGCTTCAAACACATCAGGGGCAGGTGCAGCAGGCGCGCGCCAGCCACGACGAGGCGCTGCAACGAGTCAAGCAGCAGCACCAGGATCTGATCGAGCAGATCGGGACCGAGCATGCCGAAGAGAAGGAGAGCCTGCGCGGCGCCCATCAGGGGGAGATGGACCAGCTCCGCCTGGACCATGGCAGCAGCCTCGCCACGCTCAAGACCCAGCACGAGGCGTCGGTCACGAGCCTCCGTCAGGACCACGCTGACGAGCTCAGCCGCCTGATCGAGCAGCAGCAGGCGAAAGCCGCGGCGTTCGAGCGAACGAGCGCCGAGCAGCAGGAACAGCTGGCCGCGTTGGGAGCCTTGCTCGAGAGCCATGAGCTACGCTTGGCCGATGCGCTGGCGGCGTTGCAGATCGACGCCGAGCTGGGCGAAAAGGCTCGCCGCGCGCTGGCGGTGGCGGTAGCGCTGGTCGACCAACAACGGGCAGCCACCGGCGCCGCGGTCGGCGACGACCGCAGCGCCGCGGACCAGCAGGTGCGCGATTGA
- the hflX gene encoding GTPase HflX, with protein MRAASRGTTTSEVTGNTNGLRASTVRAIERIFRRRVRPTEVVSGELATYLCRLSHELHRQIGVLIDRRGQPEHVVVGDASKLWLPDIGRLRAGHGRLRGLRLVHTHLRGEELSNDDLTDLALLRLDLVCALTFAADGQPTRAYCAHLNADAAAIDPWTVLPAVAAQQLTLDPLALVQALEGQFARQSAGRTAAAQGERAILVHLGLERATRTPAACIAELKELCRTAGVSVLDTVVQRRSRADPRYAVGRGKLEQIVLRANQLGAELLVFDTNLTPTQARAISEATELKVIDRAMLILDIFAQHAQTSEGRLQVEAAQLRYMMPRLVEKNTMMSRLTGGIGGRGPGETKLEINRRRARERVTRLNRQLAQLSAQRQRRRALREARELPIISIVGYTNAGKSTLLNVLTNSDAVAADQLFATLSPLSRRLRFPREREVICTDTVGFIHDLPQEVIEAFRATLEELRNADLLLQLVDVSDDDFRAHITTVQKTLAELEVGDTPRLLVFNKVDRLDPDELAARLAEFQALPISALQVEGCRGLLEAVAEALWREGKPIAQPAAISTGV; from the coding sequence ATGCGCGCCGCTTCACGAGGTACGACCACGTCTGAGGTGACCGGAAATACGAACGGGCTACGCGCCAGCACCGTGCGCGCGATCGAGCGCATCTTCCGCCGCCGCGTGCGGCCGACGGAGGTGGTCTCGGGCGAATTGGCGACCTATCTCTGCCGCCTCTCGCATGAGCTGCACCGCCAAATCGGGGTGCTGATCGACCGGCGGGGCCAGCCCGAACACGTCGTGGTGGGGGACGCCAGCAAGCTCTGGCTGCCCGACATCGGTCGTTTACGCGCGGGACACGGGCGCCTCAGAGGGCTGCGCCTCGTTCACACCCATCTGCGTGGCGAGGAGCTGAGCAACGACGATCTGACCGATCTCGCGCTGCTGCGGCTCGACCTCGTCTGCGCCCTGACCTTCGCGGCCGACGGGCAGCCGACGCGCGCCTATTGCGCGCATCTCAACGCCGATGCCGCAGCGATTGATCCCTGGACTGTCCTGCCAGCGGTGGCCGCGCAGCAGCTGACGCTCGATCCGCTGGCGCTCGTGCAGGCGCTCGAGGGCCAGTTCGCGCGCCAGAGCGCCGGGCGCACCGCGGCAGCGCAAGGGGAGCGGGCGATCCTGGTGCACCTCGGCCTCGAGCGGGCCACGCGCACCCCTGCCGCCTGCATCGCCGAGCTCAAGGAGCTCTGCCGCACGGCGGGGGTGTCCGTGCTCGATACCGTAGTGCAGCGGCGGTCCCGCGCGGATCCGCGCTATGCGGTCGGGCGGGGCAAGCTCGAGCAGATTGTGCTCAGAGCGAACCAACTCGGCGCTGAGCTGCTGGTCTTCGACACCAATCTGACGCCGACCCAAGCACGCGCGATCAGCGAAGCCACCGAGCTGAAGGTGATCGACCGCGCGATGCTGATCCTCGACATCTTTGCGCAGCACGCGCAGACCAGCGAGGGCCGGCTGCAGGTCGAGGCGGCGCAGCTGCGTTACATGATGCCGCGGCTGGTGGAGAAGAACACGATGATGAGCCGCCTGACCGGCGGCATCGGCGGTCGGGGTCCGGGCGAGACCAAGCTGGAGATCAACCGCCGCCGCGCGCGGGAGCGCGTCACGCGGCTCAATCGCCAGCTCGCGCAGCTATCCGCGCAACGGCAGCGGCGCCGCGCGCTGCGCGAGGCGAGAGAGCTGCCGATCATCAGCATCGTCGGCTACACCAACGCCGGCAAGTCGACCCTGCTCAATGTGCTGACCAACAGCGACGCCGTCGCGGCGGACCAGCTCTTCGCCACCCTCTCGCCCTTGAGTCGGCGCTTGCGCTTTCCGCGCGAGCGCGAGGTCATCTGCACCGATACGGTCGGCTTCATCCACGACCTGCCCCAGGAGGTGATCGAGGCCTTTCGCGCCACGCTCGAGGAGCTCCGCAACGCTGATCTCCTGCTGCAGCTCGTCGACGTCTCGGATGACGACTTCCGCGCGCACATCACGACGGTGCAGAAGACCTTGGCCGAGCTCGAGGTCGGCGACACCCCGCGTTTGCTCGTCTTCAATAAGGTCGACCGCCTGGATCCCGACGAGCTCGCGGCGCGCCTCGCCGAGTTTCAAGCCTTGCCGATCTCCGCGCTGCAGGTCGAGGGCTGTCGCGGCCTGCTCGAAGCAGTGGCCGAGGCGCTGTGGCGCGAGGGTAAGCCGATCGCCCAACCGGCAGCCATTTCCACGGGCGTCTGA
- the rseP gene encoding RIP metalloprotease RseP translates to MTLLYFVLLVGVLIFVHEFGHFLMAKLFNVKVLKFSLGFGPAALGFRRGETEYCIAWLPLGGFVKMLGEDPAEPLRREDHERAFHHKPLWQRYAIVLAGPVFNIIFPTLIYFIFFAAQSSLPPPVIGKVLPDEPAAEAGLRPGDRILSIDGRSVRYWTDREAAGGGLWSVTHNIAPYPGTALRIAIKRSGQQLERFVTPREDVCYDRLGLRWRCGLIGVSPLFEMAQIGVIDPASPAGRAGLHTGDLITAVNGRPIERWDELAEVLQRNRGDALRLAYLRPGASLSDFADLRLLQPQTTVVDPEPRHEATVVRYETGMASAELFVRRVDPGSPAATIGLRPGDQIVALDGRPARHWAIFAQALRQRPAADHRLVWLRRGGTRHEARFRFAKVTYRDDIGNNQARYIFGAEADVVARTHDPVPVEGRLTYAAVESVRYTSDLVQKLLVVIVELFRGGISRDTIGGPLMLAKAARVAAETGWDKFLLLMALISINLGIINLLPVPILDGGHIMFFTVEAIRRRPLSLRARAIASYIGLVLLVSLMVLAMKNDITRYWLR, encoded by the coding sequence ATGACCCTCCTCTACTTCGTGCTGCTCGTGGGCGTCCTGATCTTCGTGCACGAGTTCGGCCACTTCCTGATGGCCAAGCTCTTCAACGTCAAGGTGCTGAAGTTCTCGCTCGGCTTTGGCCCCGCGGCGTTGGGATTCCGCCGCGGCGAGACCGAGTACTGCATCGCGTGGCTACCGCTCGGCGGCTTCGTCAAGATGCTGGGGGAGGACCCGGCCGAGCCCTTGCGGCGCGAGGACCACGAGCGCGCCTTTCACCACAAGCCACTCTGGCAGCGCTATGCGATCGTCCTGGCCGGTCCGGTCTTCAACATCATCTTCCCGACGCTGATCTACTTCATCTTCTTCGCCGCGCAGAGCAGCTTGCCGCCGCCGGTGATCGGCAAGGTGCTGCCGGACGAGCCCGCCGCCGAAGCGGGGCTACGCCCCGGCGACCGCATTCTCTCGATCGACGGTCGGAGCGTGCGCTACTGGACCGATCGCGAGGCGGCCGGCGGTGGTCTTTGGTCGGTCACCCATAACATCGCGCCCTACCCCGGCACGGCCCTGCGCATCGCGATCAAGCGCAGCGGACAGCAGTTGGAGCGCTTCGTCACGCCGCGCGAGGACGTCTGCTATGACCGGCTCGGCCTGCGTTGGCGTTGCGGGCTGATCGGGGTCTCTCCGCTCTTCGAAATGGCGCAGATCGGCGTCATCGATCCAGCCTCGCCCGCCGGGCGTGCGGGCCTCCACACGGGGGACCTGATCACCGCGGTGAACGGGCGCCCGATCGAGCGCTGGGATGAGCTCGCCGAGGTGCTTCAGCGCAATCGCGGCGACGCGCTGCGGCTGGCCTATCTGCGACCCGGGGCCTCGCTGAGCGACTTCGCTGATCTGCGACTGCTGCAGCCGCAGACCACCGTGGTCGATCCGGAGCCACGCCACGAGGCGACGGTCGTGCGCTATGAGACCGGCATGGCCTCTGCCGAGCTCTTCGTGCGCCGCGTCGACCCTGGCTCACCTGCCGCCACGATTGGGCTGCGGCCGGGCGACCAGATCGTGGCGCTCGACGGGCGCCCCGCGCGCCACTGGGCGATCTTCGCCCAGGCGCTGCGGCAGCGTCCCGCGGCGGATCACCGGCTCGTCTGGTTGCGGCGCGGTGGAACGCGGCACGAGGCGCGCTTTCGCTTCGCCAAGGTGACCTATCGCGACGACATCGGCAACAACCAGGCACGCTACATCTTTGGAGCCGAGGCCGATGTGGTCGCGCGAACGCACGACCCGGTGCCGGTCGAGGGCCGCCTCACCTATGCCGCGGTCGAGTCCGTACGCTACACCAGCGATCTCGTGCAGAAGCTTCTCGTCGTGATCGTCGAGCTCTTCCGCGGCGGGATCTCGCGTGACACCATCGGCGGCCCGCTGATGCTGGCCAAGGCGGCTCGCGTCGCGGCGGAGACCGGTTGGGATAAGTTCTTGCTGCTGATGGCGCTGATCAGCATCAACCTCGGCATCATCAACTTGCTTCCCGTGCCGATTCTCGACGGCGGGCACATCATGTTCTTCACGGTCGAGGCGATTCGCCGGCGGCCGCTGAGTTTGCGCGCCCGCGCGATCGCCTCCTATATCGGTCTGGTGCTGCTGGTCTCCCTGATGGTGCTCGCGATGAAGAACGACATCACCCGCTACTGGTTGCGCTGA
- the tsaB gene encoding tRNA (adenosine(37)-N6)-threonylcarbamoyltransferase complex dimerization subunit type 1 TsaB, which produces MIRPLHLLALDTATQQATVALCRETAIVAEASRVVTTHSAGLLTLIEDVLVGAGLTLGAVDAIVCGQGPGSFTGLRIGLATAKGLCLAAEKPLLVVGSLLALARAALVEEAAATLALLDAGRGEVYAQAFAAAEPLAPAWLGAPLQVGDYLATLPPRAGTDWLLIGEGALRHADALGLALPQGRPAAATRHTICAAELARATLPRARAEDFDDLARAVPLYVRAPDLWRPAPPANAA; this is translated from the coding sequence ATGATCAGGCCTCTGCACCTGCTCGCTCTGGACACGGCCACCCAGCAGGCCACCGTCGCGCTTTGCCGCGAGACGGCGATCGTGGCCGAGGCGTCGCGCGTGGTGACGACGCATAGCGCCGGACTGCTGACCCTGATCGAGGACGTGCTGGTCGGAGCCGGCCTGACGCTCGGCGCTGTCGATGCCATCGTTTGCGGTCAGGGGCCCGGCTCGTTCACGGGACTGCGCATCGGTCTGGCCACGGCAAAGGGCCTGTGCCTGGCTGCCGAGAAGCCGCTGCTCGTCGTCGGATCGCTGCTGGCGCTGGCACGCGCAGCGTTGGTCGAAGAGGCGGCAGCGACCCTTGCGCTGCTGGACGCGGGGCGTGGCGAGGTCTATGCGCAGGCCTTCGCCGCGGCGGAGCCGCTGGCGCCAGCCTGGCTCGGCGCGCCGCTCCAGGTGGGCGACTACCTCGCGACGCTTCCGCCCCGCGCCGGCACCGATTGGCTGCTGATCGGCGAGGGGGCGCTGCGTCACGCCGACGCACTGGGGCTCGCACTTCCCCAGGGGCGCCCAGCGGCGGCGACGCGGCACACGATCTGCGCCGCTGAGCTCGCACGCGCCACGCTGCCCCGCGCGCGCGCCGAGGACTTCGACGACCTCGCCCGCGCGGTGCCGCTCTATGTGCGCGCGCCTGACCTGTGGAGGCCCGCCCCGCCCGCGAACGCCGCCTGA
- a CDS encoding VIT1/CCC1 transporter family protein, which yields MGGTDGLITSLAFVFGVAGLAGSTQLAILAGIISGVGGALSMAAGEWVSVTSQNERHRSILHTLDRLIRDDPRAAKATLIEAAAKRGFSTAHAEDLARAVLATPGRLEAAAVDLGLIPHRLDCPTGAALSSFASFLIGATIPLVPLVIGANGLSLTLSAAVSAVALAAGGAWLASTSGRSPGRGALRMLSLGAAAAAATYGTGVLATTIFPWR from the coding sequence ATGGGGGGCACCGACGGGCTGATCACCAGCCTCGCCTTCGTCTTCGGCGTCGCCGGGCTGGCGGGAAGCACCCAGCTCGCCATCCTCGCCGGGATCATCAGCGGCGTCGGCGGTGCGCTGTCCATGGCGGCCGGCGAATGGGTGTCTGTGACCTCGCAGAACGAGAGGCACCGCAGCATCCTGCACACCCTCGACCGGCTCATACGCGATGACCCTCGGGCGGCCAAGGCTACGCTGATTGAGGCCGCTGCCAAGCGGGGCTTCTCAACCGCGCATGCGGAGGACCTGGCCCGCGCGGTGCTCGCGACGCCTGGTCGGTTGGAGGCCGCCGCCGTCGATCTCGGACTGATTCCCCACCGACTGGACTGCCCCACGGGCGCAGCGCTCAGCTCGTTTGCGTCCTTCTTGATCGGGGCGACCATTCCGCTCGTCCCGCTGGTGATCGGAGCAAACGGCCTCTCGCTGACCCTCAGCGCCGCGGTGAGCGCCGTGGCGCTGGCGGCAGGCGGGGCCTGGCTGGCGTCCACCTCCGGCAGGAGCCCAGGGCGCGGCGCCTTGAGGATGCTCAGCCTCGGCGCGGCGGCTGCGGCCGCAACCTACGGCACGGGCGTCCTGGCCACGACGATCTTCCCTTGGCGCTGA
- a CDS encoding metal-dependent transcriptional regulator encodes MELATTSVPAPISAALEDYLETIYLLIQEHGFARVRDIARARAVKAATVSVALRKLAEGALVNYERREYIGLTPKGEDAARKVLSRHRLLTRFFEQVLRMPHEAASDQACTMEHSLTDEAMGRLVTFFESIGNCRAVVEALDRFPEGVDEGAGAGSSPCRLDRASGALGAPANLRSLAQLAPGQRAVVTQIKGGRALRQRILDMGILPDTTIALERVGDRGDPLWIRCEGAQLRLRRGEARVVQVRNEG; translated from the coding sequence ATGGAACTTGCGACTACTAGCGTGCCGGCCCCGATCAGCGCCGCCCTCGAGGACTACCTCGAGACGATCTACCTGCTGATCCAAGAGCATGGCTTCGCGCGGGTGCGGGATATTGCGCGCGCGCGCGCGGTCAAGGCCGCGACGGTCTCGGTGGCGCTGCGCAAGCTCGCCGAGGGCGCGTTGGTCAACTACGAGCGCCGCGAGTACATCGGCCTGACGCCGAAGGGAGAGGACGCTGCCCGCAAGGTGCTCAGCCGGCATCGGCTCCTGACGCGCTTCTTCGAGCAGGTGCTGAGGATGCCGCATGAGGCCGCCAGCGATCAGGCCTGCACGATGGAGCACAGCCTGACCGACGAGGCGATGGGTCGGCTCGTGACCTTCTTCGAGTCCATCGGCAACTGCCGGGCGGTGGTCGAGGCCCTGGATCGCTTCCCCGAGGGCGTGGACGAGGGTGCGGGCGCCGGCAGCTCCCCCTGCCGCCTGGATCGCGCCTCCGGCGCCCTGGGCGCACCGGCGAATCTGCGTAGCCTGGCGCAACTGGCGCCAGGGCAACGGGCCGTGGTGACGCAGATCAAGGGTGGCCGCGCGCTTCGTCAACGCATCCTCGACATGGGAATTCTCCCCGACACGACGATCGCCCTCGAACGCGTGGGGGACCGCGGCGATCCGCTCTGGATCCGCTGCGAGGGCGCGCAGCTCAGGCTGCGGCGCGGGGAAGCGCGTGTGGTGCAAGTTCGCAACGAGGGCTGA
- a CDS encoding BamA/TamA family outer membrane protein encodes MPRSAKLAALLVVLLAVLLGSQAARGQSLTTGPIYRIEAIEVQGNRRTRSHLIRRALLVRAGERLAVDDPAFELSQYRVLALGYFSSVRLRLRKGASRGAAVLVVEVVERGTLVISDLFLGTSEATRAWGGLGLAERNLFGRGIELEGAFVLGTDPLVERAHLQQSYWLSATSPQSRWRRLEASAALLLVDGSEFFRRSGADASSAPRHFISAGYRRIGGSLGAGLDVGPTVRVRADQRVEAVEAAIPVGATRELPATGALPPRSVPVPFALVEGHSMLSVTSVTLEHDTRSDPIMPERGALLTATADVSSRLFASRYSFVKLSASYRRYWALPWRHIASLQLFGGAIFGEAPFFEKFFIGDLNDLVPARALGLNFSTLPSRNVFGTPISGRRYEDLALRCSGQYSIPWFRGGRFAYAGDFFLDVGLIFLASKDDLRLRDRPLLQSVPLDLTVDAGLRLDTRIGVFLFSVGNGLGRIPF; translated from the coding sequence GTGCCGAGGTCTGCCAAGCTCGCTGCTCTGCTCGTGGTGCTGCTCGCGGTGCTGCTCGGCAGCCAGGCCGCGCGTGGCCAGAGCCTCACCACGGGTCCGATCTACCGGATCGAGGCGATCGAGGTCCAGGGCAACCGCAGGACGCGTAGCCACCTGATTCGCCGGGCCCTGCTCGTCCGCGCCGGCGAGCGCCTGGCCGTCGACGACCCAGCCTTCGAGCTCTCCCAGTACCGCGTCCTGGCGCTCGGCTACTTCTCCTCCGTGCGTTTGCGCCTGCGCAAGGGGGCGAGCCGGGGCGCGGCGGTGCTGGTGGTCGAGGTCGTCGAACGCGGCACCCTGGTCATCAGTGACCTCTTTCTCGGAACGAGCGAAGCGACCCGGGCCTGGGGAGGTCTCGGCCTGGCAGAACGGAATCTCTTTGGTCGCGGCATCGAGCTCGAGGGCGCCTTCGTGCTTGGCACCGACCCGCTCGTCGAACGCGCCCATCTCCAGCAGTCGTATTGGTTGAGCGCGACCTCGCCCCAATCGCGCTGGCGGCGGCTCGAGGCCAGCGCCGCGCTGCTGCTCGTCGACGGCAGCGAGTTCTTCCGACGCTCTGGTGCTGACGCGAGCTCGGCGCCCCGGCACTTCATCTCGGCGGGTTATCGCCGGATCGGCGGCAGCCTCGGAGCGGGTCTCGACGTTGGACCGACCGTCCGCGTGCGCGCGGACCAACGCGTCGAGGCGGTCGAGGCGGCGATTCCCGTCGGTGCGACGCGGGAGCTGCCCGCGACCGGCGCCCTGCCGCCGCGCAGCGTGCCCGTGCCCTTCGCCCTGGTCGAGGGGCACAGCATGCTCTCAGTCACCTCAGTCACGCTCGAGCACGACACGCGATCCGATCCGATCATGCCCGAACGGGGCGCGTTGTTGACAGCCACCGCCGACGTCTCCAGTCGCCTCTTCGCGTCGCGCTATAGCTTCGTCAAGCTCAGCGCGAGCTATCGTCGCTACTGGGCGCTGCCCTGGCGCCACATCGCCTCGCTGCAGCTCTTCGGCGGGGCGATCTTCGGCGAGGCCCCCTTCTTCGAGAAGTTCTTCATCGGCGACCTCAATGACCTCGTGCCGGCGCGCGCCCTCGGGCTCAACTTCTCGACCCTGCCCTCGCGCAACGTCTTCGGCACCCCGATCAGTGGCCGGCGCTATGAGGACCTCGCGCTGCGCTGCAGCGGGCAGTACAGCATCCCCTGGTTTCGCGGCGGGCGCTTTGCCTATGCGGGGGACTTCTTTCTCGATGTCGGACTGATCTTCCTCGCGTCCAAGGACGACCTACGCCTGCGCGACCGGCCCTTGCTGCAGTCCGTGCCGCTCGACCTGACCGTCGACGCCGGGCTGCGCCTCGACACGCGGATCGGCGTCTTCCTCTTCTCCGTGGGCAACGGCCTCGGTCGCATCCCCTTCTGA